In the Alphaproteobacteria bacterium genome, one interval contains:
- a CDS encoding PhoP regulatory network YrbL family protein yields MHSLKKLKKREIADAFKYIPMFYGTIETNKGLGSVFEFIQGENLETYLNKHGFDSDIEKELNNIRDNFIKNKLHFSDCRAENFVIQNNKDRINIYAIDGFEHNELIPITKINFFSKQKVKRIFKRFINQVKQ; encoded by the coding sequence ATTCATAGTCTCAAAAAGCTAAAGAAAAGGGAAATTGCAGATGCCTTTAAATATATACCTATGTTTTATGGTACCATTGAAACAAATAAAGGCTTAGGTAGTGTTTTTGAGTTTATACAAGGAGAAAATCTAGAAACATATTTAAACAAACATGGATTTGACTCTGATATAGAAAAAGAGCTAAATAATATAAGAGATAACTTTATTAAAAACAAGTTACACTTTTCTGATTGTAGAGCAGAAAATTTTGTAATACAAAATAACAAAGATAGAATCAACATCTATGCTATTGACGGGTTTGAGCATAATGAGCTTATACCAATAACAAAGATAAACTTCTTCTCTAAACAAAAAGTAAAAAGAATTTTTAAAAGGTTCATAAATCAAGTTAAGCAATAA
- a CDS encoding PhoP regulatory network YrbL family protein — protein sequence MLALSDKDIIGEGGKRTVYKHPQDSKKCIKVVNIKKLQEKINKRKTNRFIKITKPIQ from the coding sequence ATGTTAGCATTATCAGATAAAGACATTATTGGAGAAGGTGGCAAAAGAACTGTATATAAACACCCTCAAGATAGCAAAAAGTGTATAAAAGTTGTTAATATTAAAAAGTTGCAAGAAAAAATTAATAAGAGAAAAACCAACAGGTTTATAAAAATCACAAAACCAATACAATAA